Proteins encoded by one window of Microcoleus sp. FACHB-68:
- a CDS encoding WecB/TagA/CpsF family glycosyltransferase, with the protein MSEVPKQLSVLGLPVHLLDNYPDWLTSRLHQGLGCHVVTLNAEMTIQGTENPALANVIHQAELVIPDGAGIVLYSRLKGQPVQRCPGIELADSLVRQAGQMGNECPVFFFGGAPGVAETAAELWHRQVPGLSLVGVQHGYLSPEEQQQLCQTLQTLQPRLILVGLGVPRQEFWIAQHRHLCPQATWIGVGGSFDIWAGIKTRAPVWMQNLHLEWLYRLYQEPWRWRRMLVLPVFAWRALLATRDQRKAISQEN; encoded by the coding sequence ATGTCAGAAGTGCCAAAACAACTTTCGGTACTAGGACTGCCGGTTCATTTGCTAGATAACTATCCAGACTGGTTGACGTCGCGTTTGCATCAAGGGCTAGGATGTCATGTGGTGACGCTGAATGCGGAAATGACCATCCAGGGAACCGAGAATCCAGCCTTGGCAAATGTGATTCATCAGGCGGAACTGGTGATTCCAGATGGTGCCGGCATTGTGCTTTACTCGCGGCTGAAAGGCCAACCCGTACAGCGTTGTCCCGGAATTGAACTTGCAGATTCCCTTGTGCGACAGGCAGGACAAATGGGAAATGAGTGTCCCGTATTTTTCTTTGGCGGTGCACCGGGAGTGGCTGAGACAGCAGCCGAGTTGTGGCACCGGCAAGTTCCCGGCTTAAGCTTGGTGGGAGTGCAGCACGGTTATCTATCCCCAGAGGAACAGCAACAACTGTGTCAAACCCTGCAAACGCTCCAGCCGCGTTTAATTTTAGTGGGTTTAGGTGTTCCGCGTCAGGAATTTTGGATCGCTCAACACCGGCACCTGTGTCCCCAAGCAACCTGGATCGGCGTCGGTGGCAGTTTCGATATTTGGGCCGGCATCAAAACTCGTGCGCCGGTTTGGATGCAAAATCTTCACTTAGAATGGCTCTATCGGCTCTATCAAGAACCTTGGCGCTGGCGGCGGATGTTAGTTTTACCCGTATTTGCGTGGAGAGCTTTATTAGCAACACGCGATCAGAGAAAAGCGATTAGCCAAGAGAATTAA
- a CDS encoding ABC transporter ATP-binding protein has protein sequence MTETVLDVRNLQVLFQTDEKLLKAVDGISFEVKRGQTLGIVGESGSGKSVTSLAVMGLVPSPPGKIAGGEIWFRGVTPAGELQEPVNLLQLPAEKMQQYRGGQLATIFQEPMSALNPVYDIGFQLTEAIRLHQNVSPAQARRLATSLLQEVKLLPSDEELRQRYLETRQTSDEREIQQHINEQKQAILKRYPHELSGGQIQRVTIAMAISCNPTLLIADEPTTALDVTVQATILALLRELRDQRQMTMMFITHDLSVIAEVADSVAVMYRGKIVEYGSVLEIFSNPQHPYTKGLLACRPQLNRRLRYLPTVSDFMEVVTTGTGEVEIREKTQGNAGVGTALPYLPGEQNRAGSTPVPPSGAPVPLTNSAPLLDIGTEEAPVRGTTYEIADESEVEPVEVSEAEMDQRLAKLQQQAPLVSIRDLQVGFPVRGMFGQTKRYMMAVNGVSFDVYPGETLGLVGESGCGKTTLARTLLRLIEPMGGQMMFEGQDITSLQGNALRRLRREMQIIFQDPFSSLNPRMNIGDAVMEPLVIHAAEKNGRQQRERAAYLLERVGLNPGLMKRYPHEFSGGQRQRISIARALALNPKFIVCDESVSALDVSVQAQVLNLLKELQGEFGLTYIFISHDLSVVKFMSDRIVVMNKGKIEEVGSSERLYREPKQAYTRQLISSIPTGTLERIQQQQAAREELKVK, from the coding sequence ATGACCGAAACCGTTTTAGATGTTCGCAACCTGCAAGTCCTGTTTCAAACCGACGAGAAACTGCTCAAAGCCGTTGACGGCATTTCCTTTGAGGTCAAGCGAGGCCAAACCCTAGGGATTGTGGGCGAATCGGGTTCAGGTAAATCCGTGACGTCCCTCGCCGTCATGGGTTTAGTGCCGAGTCCACCGGGCAAAATTGCTGGTGGCGAAATTTGGTTTCGGGGGGTAACGCCGGCAGGGGAACTGCAAGAACCCGTGAATCTGCTACAGTTGCCGGCAGAAAAAATGCAGCAGTACAGAGGGGGTCAGCTAGCCACGATCTTCCAAGAACCGATGAGTGCACTTAATCCGGTGTATGACATCGGATTTCAGCTCACAGAAGCGATTCGGCTGCACCAAAATGTCTCGCCGGCACAGGCACGTCGTCTAGCTACTTCCTTGCTGCAAGAAGTGAAACTCCTCCCCAGCGATGAAGAATTGCGGCAGCGTTACCTAGAAACTCGCCAAACCTCCGATGAGCGAGAAATTCAGCAGCACATCAACGAGCAAAAACAAGCCATTCTCAAACGCTATCCCCACGAACTGTCCGGCGGCCAGATTCAGCGGGTAACGATTGCAATGGCTATTTCCTGCAATCCCACGTTGCTGATTGCCGATGAACCCACGACTGCTTTGGATGTGACGGTGCAAGCAACTATCTTGGCGCTGCTGCGGGAGTTACGGGATCAGCGGCAGATGACGATGATGTTTATCACCCACGATTTGAGCGTCATTGCCGAAGTTGCTGATTCGGTGGCGGTGATGTACCGGGGAAAAATAGTCGAGTACGGTTCGGTGTTAGAGATTTTCTCAAACCCGCAGCATCCTTATACCAAAGGGTTGCTGGCTTGCCGGCCCCAGTTAAACCGGCGGTTGCGCTATCTACCAACGGTTTCTGACTTTATGGAAGTTGTTACCACCGGCACCGGCGAAGTCGAGATTCGAGAAAAGACTCAAGGGAATGCCGGAGTTGGGACAGCGCTTCCGTACTTACCGGGTGAACAGAACCGTGCCGGTAGCACTCCTGTACCCCCAAGCGGTGCGCCGGTGCCATTGACGAATAGTGCCCCCCTGCTTGACATTGGCACAGAAGAAGCGCCGGTTAGGGGCACTACCTATGAGATTGCCGACGAATCGGAAGTAGAGCCGGTGGAGGTGAGTGAGGCGGAAATGGATCAACGGCTGGCAAAATTGCAGCAGCAAGCCCCCCTCGTCAGCATCCGCGACCTTCAAGTTGGCTTCCCGGTCAGGGGGATGTTCGGCCAAACCAAGCGCTATATGATGGCAGTGAATGGGGTTTCCTTTGATGTTTACCCCGGTGAAACCCTTGGTTTGGTAGGCGAGTCGGGTTGCGGCAAAACCACTTTGGCAAGAACCTTATTGCGGCTGATCGAACCGATGGGCGGTCAGATGATGTTTGAAGGACAAGATATTACCAGCCTTCAAGGGAATGCACTGCGCCGGCTGCGTCGGGAGATGCAAATTATTTTCCAAGATCCGTTTAGTTCTCTTAACCCGCGCATGAATATTGGCGACGCGGTGATGGAACCGTTAGTTATTCACGCTGCCGAGAAAAATGGCCGGCAGCAACGGGAACGCGCCGCCTATTTGTTAGAACGGGTGGGTTTGAATCCGGGGTTAATGAAGCGCTATCCCCATGAATTTTCGGGGGGACAACGGCAAAGAATTTCTATCGCTCGTGCTTTGGCTTTAAACCCTAAGTTTATTGTTTGTGATGAATCGGTTTCTGCTCTGGATGTGTCGGTGCAGGCACAAGTGCTGAATTTGTTAAAAGAGTTGCAGGGTGAGTTTGGTTTGACTTACATCTTTATTTCTCACGATTTAAGTGTGGTTAAATTTATGAGTGATCGCATTGTCGTGATGAATAAAGGGAAAATTGAAGAAGTTGGCTCATCTGAGCGACTTTATCGTGAACCGAAACAAGCTTACACACGCCAGCTCATTTCCTCGATTCCCACCGGCACCTTGGAGCGAATTCAGCAGCAGCAAGCGGCACGGGAAGAATTAAAAGTGAAGTAG
- a CDS encoding pyridoxine 5'-phosphate synthase, with the protein MPTLGVNIDHIATIRQARRTVEPDPVAAAVLAELAGADGITVHLREDRRHIQDRDVRLLRQTVRTHLNLEMAATSEMVAIALDIQPDYVTLVPERREEVTTEGGLDINGQMHRLGEIVGTLQGAGIPVSLFIDADPVQIAASAIVKAKFIELHTGRYAEAADEVSRQKELAVLAQGCEQALAAGLRVNAGHGLTYWNVYPIAGIEGMEELNIGHTIISRAVLVGMERAVREMKQAMRGEF; encoded by the coding sequence TTGCCTACACTTGGCGTCAACATTGACCACATTGCCACGATCCGGCAGGCGCGGCGGACGGTTGAGCCAGATCCGGTTGCCGCAGCGGTGCTGGCAGAACTTGCCGGTGCTGATGGCATCACCGTGCATTTGCGAGAAGATCGGCGGCATATTCAAGATCGGGATGTGCGCTTGCTGCGGCAGACGGTTCGCACCCATTTGAATTTAGAAATGGCAGCGACATCGGAAATGGTGGCCATCGCACTCGATATTCAACCGGACTACGTCACCCTCGTACCGGAACGCCGAGAAGAAGTGACCACCGAGGGAGGGCTGGATATTAACGGCCAAATGCACCGCCTAGGTGAGATTGTGGGGACTTTGCAAGGGGCGGGAATTCCGGTTAGCTTGTTTATTGACGCTGATCCCGTTCAGATAGCAGCATCGGCGATTGTGAAGGCGAAATTTATTGAACTGCACACGGGTCGCTATGCTGAAGCAGCAGATGAAGTGAGCCGGCAGAAAGAATTAGCGGTGTTAGCCCAAGGCTGCGAACAAGCACTCGCCGCCGGCTTGCGAGTCAATGCCGGCCACGGTTTGACCTACTGGAACGTTTATCCCATTGCCGGTATTGAAGGCATGGAAGAACTCAACATTGGTCATACAATTATCAGTCGAGCTGTTTTAGTGGGTATGGAGCGAGCCGTCCGCGAGATGAAGCAAGCCATGCGGGGAGAATTTTAA
- a CDS encoding MgPME-cyclase complex family protein encodes MQTYYFVLASQRFLLEEEPFEEVLQERHRHYKELEKEIDFWLVKEPAFLEAPAMAPVKAKCPQPAVAVISTNPQFITWLKLRLEFVHTGEFQAPSEAIPEPLASLTPAS; translated from the coding sequence ATGCAAACTTACTACTTCGTTCTAGCCAGCCAGCGCTTTTTGTTAGAGGAAGAACCCTTTGAAGAAGTTCTCCAAGAGCGTCACCGTCACTACAAAGAACTGGAAAAAGAAATTGATTTTTGGCTAGTCAAAGAGCCGGCATTTTTAGAAGCGCCGGCGATGGCACCCGTTAAAGCCAAATGTCCACAGCCGGCAGTTGCGGTCATTTCCACCAATCCCCAGTTTATTACCTGGTTAAAATTGCGCCTGGAATTTGTACATACCGGCGAATTTCAAGCACCTTCCGAGGCGATCCCAGAACCCCTAGCATCCCTAACACCGGCATCTTAA
- a CDS encoding divergent PAP2 family protein: MQDFGRILDNQVLVVALTACLIAQILKVIFELVTHGKVNLRVLVTTGGMPSAHSALVTALATSVGQSVGWETPEFAVAAIFAIIVMYDAAGVRLAAGKQARILNQIIDELFQEHPKFNENRLKELLGHTPVQVIVGSTLGAAISCLAGPAY; this comes from the coding sequence ATGCAGGACTTTGGCCGTATTCTCGACAACCAGGTGCTGGTGGTTGCACTCACCGCCTGTCTGATCGCTCAAATATTAAAGGTGATCTTTGAATTGGTCACACATGGCAAGGTAAATCTGCGCGTCCTAGTAACCACCGGCGGAATGCCTAGCGCTCATTCGGCGCTGGTGACTGCCCTAGCTACCAGTGTCGGGCAGTCTGTGGGATGGGAAACACCTGAGTTTGCCGTTGCGGCAATTTTTGCGATTATCGTCATGTACGATGCAGCAGGCGTTCGCTTAGCTGCCGGCAAACAGGCACGCATCCTCAATCAAATTATTGATGAGCTGTTTCAAGAACACCCCAAGTTTAACGAAAACCGCCTGAAGGAATTGCTAGGGCACACTCCTGTTCAGGTGATCGTGGGTTCCACTCTCGGCGCTGCCATCTCTTGCTTAGCAGGGCCGGCTTATTAA
- the crtE gene encoding geranylgeranyl diphosphate synthase CrtE, producing the protein MVSIKNIHSPQQEEESTFDLSAYLAGRQVQVEAALDRAIPLTYPEKIYEAMRYSLLAGGKRLRPILCLATCELAGGTMEMAMPTACALEMIHTMSLIHDDLPAMDNDDYRRGKLTNHKVYGEDIAILAGDGLLAYAFEFVAAQTQGVPAERVLQVIAKLGNAVGAAGLVGGQVVDLESEGKPDISLETLNFIHTHKTGALLEACVVCGAILAGSPAEDLQRLSRYAQNIGLAFQIVDDILDITATQEALGKTAGKDLQAQKATYPSLWGLEESERQARQLVEAAKAELASFGPKAQPLQAIADFITNRNH; encoded by the coding sequence ATGGTATCAATAAAGAACATTCATTCGCCTCAGCAGGAAGAGGAATCGACCTTTGACTTATCGGCCTATTTAGCAGGGCGACAAGTTCAGGTGGAAGCGGCGCTTGACCGTGCCATCCCCCTCACTTATCCTGAAAAAATTTATGAGGCAATGCGCTACTCCCTCTTAGCTGGGGGCAAGCGCCTGCGTCCAATTTTATGTCTAGCGACGTGTGAACTGGCCGGCGGCACGATGGAAATGGCCATGCCAACCGCCTGCGCCTTGGAAATGATCCACACCATGTCGTTGATTCACGACGACCTGCCGGCAATGGATAATGACGATTACCGCAGGGGCAAACTCACCAATCACAAGGTGTACGGCGAGGATATCGCAATTTTGGCAGGAGATGGCTTACTGGCTTATGCCTTTGAATTTGTTGCCGCCCAAACTCAGGGCGTTCCCGCCGAAAGAGTGTTACAGGTGATTGCTAAACTGGGCAATGCAGTTGGGGCTGCAGGATTGGTCGGGGGCCAAGTGGTGGATCTCGAATCTGAGGGCAAGCCGGATATTTCTTTGGAAACCCTCAACTTCATCCACACCCACAAAACGGGTGCGCTACTGGAAGCTTGTGTAGTTTGTGGGGCAATTTTGGCCGGATCGCCGGCTGAAGATTTGCAACGGTTGTCTCGCTATGCCCAGAATATTGGCTTGGCGTTTCAGATTGTCGATGACATTCTGGATATCACCGCCACCCAAGAAGCACTGGGCAAAACTGCCGGTAAAGACTTGCAAGCCCAAAAGGCAACTTATCCCAGCCTTTGGGGACTAGAAGAATCTGAACGCCAAGCCCGCCAACTCGTAGAAGCCGCGAAGGCAGAACTTGCAAGCTTTGGGCCAAAGGCTCAACCGCTTCAGGCAATCGCAGATTTCATTACCAACCGCAATCATTAA
- the folD gene encoding bifunctional methylenetetrahydrofolate dehydrogenase/methenyltetrahydrofolate cyclohydrolase FolD, whose amino-acid sequence MDAKTAQILDGKALAQKIQAELRDRIQTLQAQRERPPGLAVVMVGDNPASAAYVRNKERACEKTGIASLGKHLPAQTTQTELEQLIEQLNQDERVDGILVQLPLPEHLDAVAALNKIEPKKDADGLHPANMGRLVRGEAGLRSCTPAGVMRLLQEYDIDPAGKHAVIIGRSILVGKPMALMLLEANATVTIAHSRTPDLAAITRSADILVAATGRPEMITAEMVKPGAVVVDVGINSVSQGAGKSRLVGDVHFESVQTVAQFLTPVPGGVGPMTVAMLLCNTVFSYSQGGDV is encoded by the coding sequence ATGGATGCCAAAACTGCTCAGATATTAGATGGTAAAGCGCTCGCCCAGAAAATCCAAGCCGAACTGCGAGATCGCATCCAAACCCTACAAGCACAACGGGAACGCCCGCCGGGACTCGCCGTGGTCATGGTGGGAGATAATCCTGCTAGTGCAGCGTATGTCCGCAATAAAGAGCGTGCTTGTGAGAAAACCGGCATTGCTTCTTTAGGCAAACATTTGCCGGCACAAACCACCCAGACAGAATTAGAGCAATTAATTGAGCAGCTCAATCAAGATGAGCGCGTGGATGGAATTCTCGTACAACTGCCACTACCTGAACATCTGGACGCTGTGGCGGCACTGAATAAAATAGAACCCAAAAAAGATGCCGACGGACTCCACCCGGCTAATATGGGGCGACTGGTGCGGGGAGAAGCCGGTTTACGCAGTTGCACACCGGCAGGGGTGATGCGACTGCTGCAAGAATATGACATTGACCCAGCCGGCAAACACGCGGTAATTATCGGACGCAGCATTTTGGTAGGTAAACCAATGGCGCTGATGCTTTTAGAGGCAAATGCCACGGTTACGATTGCCCATTCACGAACGCCAGACTTAGCCGCAATCACTCGCAGCGCTGATATTCTAGTAGCGGCAACAGGACGCCCCGAAATGATTACAGCAGAGATGGTTAAACCGGGGGCGGTGGTGGTAGACGTGGGGATCAACAGCGTCAGTCAGGGTGCCGGCAAAAGTCGCTTAGTGGGAGATGTCCACTTTGAATCGGTTCAAACCGTAGCGCAGTTTCTGACGCCGGTGCCGGGTGGGGTTGGCCCGATGACGGTGGCGATGCTATTGTGCAACACCGTTTTCAGCTACAGCCAGGGTGGGGACGTTTAG